The sequence below is a genomic window from Pygocentrus nattereri isolate fPygNat1 chromosome 16, fPygNat1.pri, whole genome shotgun sequence.
TGCGATTAAAGTACAAAGAATTTCATTCCTCTAAAATATTTTAGTATCTATGGTACTGAATGCATTTTGTGTAGTTATACCAGTTGACACCTGATTTTGAACAACAGTTTGACAGGATGTCTTTTTGTTCTATATGTTCCAGGCACCAGCTGTCACTTGGTCTAGAATGATGTGTATCAAGACGAAAACAAAATGGATCATCTGTCTGCCTTTCTTTTATCTCCAAATGTTAAGTGCTCTTGAGAATTTGTCTAAATAAACACTTGAAAAATGTATCAACTGATGTGTATATGATCAACACTATGAGACATCATTAAATATGACAAATCTATTTAAATTCAAGCTTTTATACATTTCAAATGTAGGAATTACAGACCTTTGAAGTCATGCACCATTCTGGAGTCAGTGTTCCTTATATGAGCATGCTGCTGTCTTCAAAATGATGCATGACCTCAGGGGCTATGGTTCCAAATTTCCAAATTTAAGGAATTTTCAAAAATGGCCCAAGTGGTGCAAgggtctaagcattggccccatcatcaaaagattttgTGAGATTCGATCTCCAGTGATGCTCTAGCCATCCAGGGCCAGAAGTACAAGATAGCAAAGTTGGCCCCATGCTCTCTAGTTGGCTGAGCCAGAGGCTCAaggtaaaaagtgaaaaataagctGTTATTATAAAGTGGTTTGGTAAAACTCAAATGTTGTTAAACAGGCAAGGACCAAATCCAGAGATGccaaaaaacaaagagagataATATACCAATGCCAGGCAACCAGATCCAAAAGGGTAAAAGGCAAAAAGCAAAGTCAAAGACTCCAAGGCAAGATTGGTAAAGGGCAGTAAGACAAAATACTCAGTAGCTCTCACAAGTAGAGGCAATACATCACAAAGTACCTAAACTAAAAGCCAGAGCTTTATACTAATGCTAATAAATCACATGACAAGAGATACAGGTGAAAGAAATTAATATTCAAGTGACTGAGCGATAACTGGAGTGCTGTAGAGTGATCTTCCAGAGGATTCTGTGAGATGAAGATGCATGACAATAACACCCCTCCCCAAGGTCTGTAGGACAAGGCCAAGACTTGGTAATGAGAAGGTCAATCTAAGTTTCTAAGTAACGTCATAAAATTTTTTGAGGATCTTAAATGGACCATGTAGTTAGGATGTAATTTTTTACTGCCCTTTGCAAACCTGAAGTCCCaagtcaccagccacactcaGTCTCCAGGCTGGTAAGAGGGTGTTTCACCACAGTGAGTGTCAGCCTGTTATTTGTAGTCGCTCAGAACTGCTTCTATTCTTTGGAATGTTTCCTTCCAGACCTCCTCGCTGTGCTGCATCCAGTCATTTACCATGGGGATGTTGAAAGAAAGTCCAGTCTATGGAACCACTGTTGGTTAAAATCCAAGGACCCATTGGAAAGGGGTGATTCCTGTCATTGAGCTGAGCAATGAATTCTGTGTTACATCTGCTCATATTAAGTAATGTGACAAGTCTCTTGGGTTGTTATGGCAGAATAATCTAAGGAATTTACTCAATTCTTGCTGAGCTTGCTTACACTGTCCATTAGATTGGGAGTGGTAGCCTGATATTTGGATAATAAAAACCTCCAATATGCTCAAAAAGGCCACACTTTAGAGGTAACCAGAGGGCCTCTGTAAGGTAAAATGTCCTCTGGGATACCAAAATAATGAAACACTTGGTTTACTAATGTCTCAGTAATCTGCaaagcagtgagcagtgaggaGAAAAGAATGGATCTAACACTCTGAAAATCTGTCAACCACAGTAAGTATGGTAGTAAATCACTGACATATAGAAGGTCTGTGATGAAGTCATGGGCTATAAGGGACCAGTGTCTGCTAGGGACTGGTAATGACATGAAGTTGCCAGCAGGGAGTGTCTTACATTGAGAACACACAGAACAAGATGATGCTGGTGTGAATGTCTCCCACCTGTATCTATTGGCTATTAATTGCTGGGTTCTAGTTTCACCTGGGTGGCCTGAAGTAAGCGAAGAGTGAGCCCAGGTGATCAGACGAGCTCTAAATTGAGATGGTACATGAAGCTTGTCAACAGGGCACTAAACCTTCTGCTGCCTTTCCCAATATCCTCATCTATTTCCATTCGGATGAAGGATATTGTATCATGTGGAAGCAGAAAGTTTTCAGGTTCTTGAGATCTTGTAGGCTCAAGACATTGGCTTTAGTACTACATGAGCCAGAGTGATAGGATCTGTAAAAATTAAACCTTGAAAAGAACAAGGACCAGCATGCTTGACAAGGGGTTGAGATGCTCAGCtgtatctaaaaaaaaatctaggtttttgtgtttgtgccaGTCTTTCCGTTCTTCTAAGGCAAGTTTTACAGCTAAGAGCTtgaaatatctatctatctatctatctatctatctatctatctatctatctatctatctatctatctatctatccacacACAAAGTTTATTAgatacagttcagttgcttgtcaacacaaatagctaatcagccaatcacatggccgcaactcaatgcatttaagcatgtagaggtggtcaagacaacttgctgaagtgcagaccgagcatcagaacagggaagaaaggggatttaagtgactctgaacgtggtgtggttatTGGTGCCAGAcatgctggtctgagtatttcagaaactgctgatctactgggattttcatgcacaaccatatctagggtttacagagaacggtctgaaaaagaggaaacatccagtgagcggtcagttgtgtggacgaaaatgccttgttgatgtgagaggtcagaggagaatgggtagactggttccagatgatagaaaggcaacagtaactcaaataaccaatcaaaatctctgaggaacgtttccaacaccttgttgaaagtgtgccatgaagaattaaggcagttctgaaggcaaaagagggtccaaccttttactaacaaggtgtacttaataaagtggccggtgagtgtatattctaCACATTTCCTTCTCTAGTACAACTTCTTGTAATAAAAGAGCAAAATGCTAGAAACTAATGGAATGAAATTAAATGGAGATTAATGTTAGATTTTTTGGTATTGTGTGCAGACCATATTTTGGGAACTGCTATTGTACATCAATTTAAAAACACTTCTGTGCTGTTCCACCTTTCACAGTGTGCCCTAGACAAATATGAGTTTGTTTTTTCCAGCGTTTACATAATGAGTTAATAATTAGCTCTCATCTCTGAGAATCTCCACATCAGAATAATTCCTGCACTCATATCTGCTTGAATGCATCTGGGCTTGTTGGAAAAGTTCCTCATTTTGCCAAACAAGTGTTCACAACCAGAAGTTGAACCAAATCAACAGGACTATCCATTACCACTTGGACAGTCCTGACGTTTGCCTATACCCTGCTTTGGGAGCTCCACTGATCCATGTCTAACTCTTGCTCTTGATCAAGGTCTCAAAACAACAGCTGAGCTGGGGAATCAATAGGCCAGTCCTACCAAAAAGGGGGGGGTGGGACAGCTGAATGTCTTTTGGGGTCAGAGTTGTGTCCTGCTGAGCATAAAGCAGTTTTGGCACGTACTCTAGAGTAAGAGTGCTTGGGTGAGAGTGCTAAGAGCTCCTCTAGAGCAAGAGTGCTTGGCTGCAGAAGGACTAAAGAATAAGGCACAGAAAGGACAGCTCTGTTTTGTAGTCCACTGAGGCATCAGCAATGCATCATCTAGTTTGCATTACAGTAATTCTGTTTCTGGCCTCTTTTGGATCCTCGGTCAAAGGAAACAGGGCTGAGCGAAGCATCGACAGGCCTTTTAAGTCAATGCTCATTGTGGATAATGGTCATCGCTGGGGCACCTGGGGCCAGAAAGAAATGTGTCCATCAGGATTCTATGCTGCAGGTTTCAGCCTTAAAGTAAGTTGCTGGTTTTCCCCCTCTTGAGAAGAAAAATAGATTTGGTCTAGCAGATGGTACtacagtatgtatatatatggtCTTATTGAAAGTACTGAATAAATGAGTTTGGTCTTTTGTTATTTGCCAACTATCAACAGTACAGCATTTAGTAGCATTTGTCACTGTGTAACTCAGCACCTAAGAAGGCAGACAATGTAGTCAATATTATTTTAGAAGATTAGTTAGAAAAAAGATCATTTGGAATCaatatgtttaataaaataaaacctttgcggatgaatgtttaaaatgattcaGCTGGGCAGATCATTGGACAGAAGAATGACACTAAATTTGTGCACCTCTGTCAGGAGTGTAAAAGTGATGTGTTTTTAGGTTGCAGGTCACTGGGAATCTATGTTAGTAGGGGATAACACTGCCTTGAATGGGATTCGGCTTCATTGTGTTGACATATCCAAAGGCAAATCTGGGCCTTATACTGACTACGCCACAGTGCAGTCTGATACAGGGAGGTGAGTGGCTTCCAGAAATATACAGTAGGATATGGATCTTTGTCCTACTTTCACTTTTCTGACTCATTTTCATCTGTTATATGATAATATAGTGCAATGTAATTCTCAAGCAAGCAGTTAAGCCACAACTGACCAATCtcagttaataaaaataataaatcaaaataatcatTCTACCAAATAAAGGCCCTGAACTTTTACAATTATGATGCTTACCCTGCTTTCTTTGAGGATTTCTATTGATGTGAACAGACCTGGGGCTTCTTAGGATTTGGTTCTTCATGTAAGAGTTTGGAAAACAGTACATGCTCTCTGTCTTTGTGCTCTTTCACCAGCTGGGGCAAATGGAAAGATATCAAATGGTGTAAGTCTGGGACACTGGTCAGCTTTCAGCTTCGTGTGGAAGCCTACCAAGGAGCCTTTGATGATACAGCTGCAAACAATATAAAGTAATGATCTCAAGTTGAGATTTACGACTATTCTTTACCCTTTAATAAAGTGGGGAACGCTTGTGGCCTTCTATCCATTCAGAAAAGGGCTGATTtccatgtaataaaaatatttctgtattttttagctgtttattataataatcatgcttgttgtatttcaAATATGCAATACTGTAGCTATACTGTGACTGTATCCAGACTAAGCAGTTAAAGATGATGAATAACGTAGCTAGACGCTTATTTCATTgctttggttggaaacaaaaggggtTAAACTCTAGAAATGGCCAACTCCCATTGGTTTGGACTTCAGCAGCTTATCCAATatcagattaaccactaacaATGCTAGAAATTGCAGTTGAATCAGTCACATATTCAAATGCTATGAGTGTGAGAATAATTATACTATTGAATAAAGGTATATGTTCTAGATACATTACCGACTATGTCTAGGAGCCATAGTCGAAGCAGGTTTTGGTTAGTTGTtcgaaatggaaaacagtggcggCAGTTCTAGGTCATGACTCTTCAAAAGAGTCACTGTTAAACTAATGCATACGAGCTCAGATATATGacaatgtctgttacaagcttttaataaaatacataggATGTCTTATGAtgtttcaaatgtccatgtttaatctagaatggccaagAAATGTTCATGTGTTAGAGCTTATATACTACTAGAAGCCCATAGGGGGGCTAGCAGAAATCAGCTTTACTGTAGAAGTAGCATTGTTTTTTGAACAACTTTTGACAATTATGTTCTGATGTGAATggctagctctaatagtcatggtaCTCCACTGATTTAATCCCACATTTAATAGTCCACCACTTTCTCTGTGACATTTAAATTGAACGGATAAAAACGCTGGGCTAATGAAAATCAATCCTCACCAGGTTCAAATGCAGTAAAGATGATGAGGAGCTTGTGGGTGACGGTACATCCTGGGGAGACTGGGGCTCCTGGAGTGACAAATGTGATGGAAAGGGGATCTGTGGCATCGAGACTATGGTAGAGCAGCCACGAGGCCTGGGAGACGACACAGCTCTCAATGACGTTCGTTTGTTCTGCTGCGATTAAGGTATAAAAGATTCTTGCTAAGCTAGAATATTTTTGACATACAGTTCTGAGAAACATTTTCGTGGATTTGGTTTCAGATCTTTAGACAAAACGTTACATTAGACGAAGGGAACCTGAGGCATTTTAGAAGAATTTTaacccactcttctttgcagaattgctgGGCTTTCAGACATGAAGTCCTGCCACAGCATTTATGTGGATTCAAGTCAGACAGTTTTCTTTCAGCCACTTAGATGTGAAATTGCTCATATTGTGGATCATAGCCTTTATATAGGCCTCTGtgggggggcagtcatgggctgaagctctgtgacctgaaggttgctggtttgatcccctaaGCTGACATtgcgtgactgaagtgcccttgagcaagacaccttaacccccgactgctccccgggtgccgtggatagggctgcccactactccagtcaagtgtgctcattgttcctagtgtgtgtgctcactagtatgtctatggtgtttcactgcacggatgggttaaatgcaacGGTGAAacttccctgttgtgggactaataagagtcacttaacTTAAATACTGCTCAATTACATTTTAGCTTATGGACTGATAAGACGATGGCCCTTATTTATTCAAGGCATACAAATGACTCCGTAATTCATGACACCAGCCTACCAGTtccatatttacatataatttacatgaagcacgccctaattcatgcagatgATAGAGATCCAATGAAAGGCAGCCTTCAGCGGCTAGTGAGCCAATGGCAGTGCTGCTATGCTGTGTCTGAGGTGGAAAAGGGAGTGCTCTCCTCCTGCTACCTCTCCATGGTCAAGATAGTCAAAAAAAAAGGGGTTGTGCAAATCATAATAGTGAGCAAAGGCTAATTGACTCTCCCAAACCAGAACTACCACAAACCTAAGCAGAGCAGTTTGAGTATCAGCTGGCACAGCAGTTAAGTGAGTATTTAtgcttggagagagagagaggaacaaagactgtcctctttgttttttgggttgtacactgccccctagtgcacACATGCATATCAGGCAAGTATGTTGACAGACATGTGCACcgatcaggtataacattatgttgtttctacgctcattgtccattttatcagctccactgaccgtatagtttcactttgtagttctacagttacagactgtagtccacctgtttctctgataattagttacccccttttaccctgttcttcagtggtcagaaccctatggaccctcacaaaacagggtcattctcagcactgccatggtggtggtgtgttacgctggcctgagtggatcagactaggtctagaggatgaccagcacaagctgtgcagcagcagatgagctgtcgtcacTGACTTTagatctacaaggtggaccgacgaggtaggagtgtctaatagagtggacagtgagtggacgcagtgtttaaaaactccagcagcactgctgtgtctgatccactcgtaccagcacaacacactaacctGCTGGCAGGTTGCCGCTCGTGGGAAAATGTATACTTGTCCAGGCATATAGATAGTAGATAATGGCTTTCACAACACCACAATTTATATTGAAAGTTCTCCACTCTTTCCATCTGTTCCAGGTGCCCCCTGTCTTATCTAACCTGAGACGACAAAGAAAACTGAAGATGGATCTTCCTTCGTCTTCttctgcctgtctctctttctgtgaatatatacagctctctctaCATTTACTGGCTCTCTaaataaatgtgacaaaaaCACCGTGGGGTAGTGAGTTTCATACTTGGTGGTAGGAACTGGGGGTCACAgcatctacaacacaaaaagacattttatttactgtccaaaaccacaagtgaacctacacaaaAAAAGGTGGGAAAGGGCAGACAAAGGGGACGCTGAAAAgtgtgctcaaacaaaggctgagatagaaaagtaaaataaaagataatcagaaaataaaagacACTTCCTCAGGGAGGATTGATGAGAGGAAGATTGGCTCCATGTTTCACCTGTTTGCTGTTTGTGGAACAAACACTTCTCGTTTGGCTTGGAACTGTTTCTTGTTTAAGCCTTCTTTTTGgcttttaagtagttttgggccaattcattcagtttttttagccctctttttcttctttctgttgttttggggcaatttcccttttttaagccttcttttctttctccttaaCTTTCCATCTAAACACCCACCTGCACTAAGCTCTACTCtacaaagggctgctgtttgccatggccttaagtagaggagtccacaggtgcACCAGGCTGGGCCTAATCAGCCCAGAGCTTCTGgaaattggagttccctgaactgGTGGCGCCTTGCtgctgtcgccctctgctggcagccgGAAGCGCAGGCTGGACCCTTACAGTCGAAAGTGCTAAAATGCGGCTGTTGTGATTTACTATAAAAGACGCAAGAAGTAGGGGGAGCTTCTCTTCTGTGCTTTTGCCTCTTTGCCTATGCTTTTGTAGGtagttttttcatttattatgtcAAACTATTTTACTCTCTATCTTATTTTTTCAGgaacaaatcaataaaacaccATAAATTACATCATGAAGCTTAATTGAAAGGTGCAAATCCAACAAGACCACATCACTTTCACTGCTAGAACCAGTGAGTATGTGACATACAACAGTTAAGGCCCAAAACACTGTGAAAAGTGATCATTCGCTATGTTGTGCCTCATGTAAGAAAGACTCAGGTTTGCAGTGTTAATATCTGATTCCAGACCACAGTCCAAATTTGCATTGTAGCCACACCCATCTGAGGTCCCACATGAGAACAGGTGTCTGTATCCCACTGACAACTAAAAAAAGTTCAGTCCATTACTAGTCAGAAATGaacgtttttaaatgtttttttctgctttttccctgTTTCTGATGCATTTTGCTGAAATGTTATTTATCAGAAAGATTCTTTATTGTGATGACATAATTGCAAAGTTCCTGAAAGAGCAAGTTTGGGTAGTAACAGAGTGAGTataactgcacacacacaccacacacaaaaagaGGTACCTATTCTGTTACAGTTAGAGAAAAGCAGAAAGGTGACTACTAGCTAGATTACACTCAAACCACATGCAGGCAAATTCATCTCCCTCTTTGTTGGAATTCGCCGTTTTAATGACGTTAGACATGAATCATGTCGATTTGAAGAGTTTTTCATTACGGGTAGAAGAAGGGCGAGGAGGTTCCCTACTGCCAGGAGAGATCTCtgcaccatatatatatatataacagtaaaataacaacTGTATACTCTATCACAGTTCCCTGGAACACAAGattactgtgatgtagcttCATTCTGCTGTACACTAACcataataaactgtaattatgATACAGAAATTCTGTAATTTCACATGACTATAAAAGTAATGCAtgt
It includes:
- the LOC108411239 gene encoding vitelline membrane outer layer protein 1 homolog, with translation MHHLVCITVILFLASFGSSVKGNRAERSIDRPFKSMLIVDNGHRWGTWGQKEMCPSGFYAAGFSLKVAGHWESMLVGDNTALNGIRLHCVDISKGKSGPYTDYATVQSDTGSWGKWKDIKWCKSGTLVSFQLRVEAYQGAFDDTAANNIKFKCSKDDEELVGDGTSWGDWGSWSDKCDGKGICGIETMVEQPRGLGDDTALNDVRLFCCD